The following coding sequences are from one Pelagovum sp. HNIBRBA483 window:
- a CDS encoding cyclopropane-fatty-acyl-phospholipid synthase family protein — MTTWDARYDRAEYLFGTAPATFLETHISRIPEGSSVLAIADGEGRNSVFLAQAGHDVTAFDTSTVALQKAKDLAAQSGVAVSYHNAGIEDWDWSRQFDAVVGIFIQFATPPQRDALFENMKRAVAPNGLVLLHGYRPEQVSYGTGGPPHAENMYTDAMLEAAFAEFEILDLRSYDAVIEEGVGHSGRSALIDLIARKPSQ; from the coding sequence ATGACCACTTGGGATGCGCGCTACGACCGCGCCGAATATCTGTTTGGCACAGCACCCGCCACCTTCTTGGAAACCCACATTTCCCGCATCCCCGAGGGCAGCTCCGTGCTCGCCATTGCCGATGGCGAAGGGCGGAACTCGGTTTTCCTCGCCCAAGCAGGCCATGACGTAACCGCTTTCGACACCTCCACCGTCGCGCTGCAAAAGGCCAAAGACCTTGCCGCTCAGTCTGGCGTGGCTGTCTCCTATCACAACGCCGGTATCGAGGATTGGGACTGGAGCCGCCAGTTTGACGCCGTGGTTGGTATCTTTATCCAATTCGCCACGCCCCCGCAGCGGGATGCCCTTTTCGAGAATATGAAGCGTGCCGTCGCGCCCAACGGGCTCGTTCTCTTGCACGGCTACCGTCCCGAGCAGGTTTCATACGGCACCGGCGGCCCGCCTCACGCCGAGAATATGTACACCGACGCCATGCTGGAGGCCGCTTTTGCGGAATTTGAAATTCTCGATCTTCGGTCCTATGACGCGGTGATAGAGGAAGGAGTTGGTCACAGCGGTCGCTCCGCCTTGATTGACCTTATTGCACGCAAGCCGTCTCAATAG
- a CDS encoding phosphoadenylyl-sulfate reductase gives MPHNQSVQERVTALNTRYKHHGATSVLEHALRDAEVGKTALVSSFGAESVVLLHLVSIIDRQTPVIFIDTEMLFTETLVYQQELAERLNLKDVRIIRADRDQIFTHDNESLLHLHDPDACCHLRKTLPLQNALDGFDAWITGRKRYQGAARAAIDFFENEDDRRIKINPLAHWESKDLQEYIAENRLPRHPLVAKGYPSIGCAPCTTRVNDGEDPRAGRWRDTSKEECGIHYVNGKLVRAGGTGSGNGGVAA, from the coding sequence ATGCCGCATAATCAGTCCGTTCAAGAGCGCGTGACAGCGCTCAACACCCGCTACAAACATCACGGCGCAACATCCGTTCTGGAGCACGCCTTGCGCGATGCCGAAGTGGGCAAGACCGCTTTGGTATCCTCTTTCGGCGCGGAATCCGTTGTGTTGCTACATCTCGTTTCGATCATTGACCGCCAAACGCCGGTGATCTTCATCGACACCGAAATGCTGTTCACCGAAACCCTTGTCTACCAGCAGGAACTAGCCGAGCGGCTCAACCTCAAAGACGTGCGCATCATCCGCGCAGACAGGGACCAGATTTTCACACACGACAACGAAAGCCTGCTGCACTTGCATGACCCTGACGCATGCTGCCATCTGCGCAAGACACTTCCGCTGCAAAATGCACTGGATGGCTTCGATGCGTGGATCACCGGCCGCAAGCGCTACCAAGGCGCAGCCCGCGCGGCGATCGACTTCTTCGAGAACGAAGACGATCGCCGGATCAAGATCAATCCGCTGGCGCATTGGGAGAGCAAGGATCTTCAGGAATATATCGCTGAAAACCGCCTCCCACGGCATCCGCTCGTTGCCAAGGGATACCCGTCCATCGGCTGTGCGCCCTGCACCACCCGCGTCAACGATGGCGAAGACCCCCGCGCAGGGCGCTGGCGCGATACCTCGAAAGAGGAATGCGGCATCCACTACGTCAACGGCAAACTGGTCCGCGCAGGCGGCACCGGCAGTGGCAACGGAGGGGTCGCCGCGTAG
- a CDS encoding acyl-CoA dehydrogenase, whose product MANDAPELSRFDWQDPFLMESQLTEDERMLRDAAREFAQSALQPRVIEAYRNETTDPEIFREMGAAGLLGVTIPEEFGGLGAGYVTYGLIAREIERVDSGYRSMMSVQSSLVMYPINAYGTDAQRRKYLPGLASGALIGCFGLTEPDAGSDPAGMKTIAKKTEDGYLLNGAKMWISNAPIADVFVVWAKSEAHGGKIRGFVLEKGTPGLSAPKIGGKLSLRASVTGEIVMKDVAVSEDALLPGVEGLKGPFGCLNRARYGISWGVMGAAEFCWHAARQYGLDRKQFGKPLAQTQLFQKKLADMQTEISLGLQGSLQLGRLLDAGTAAPELISMMKRNNCGKALDVARAARDMHGGNGISEEFQVIRHMVNLETVNTYEGTHDVHALILGRAQTGLQAFF is encoded by the coding sequence ATGGCCAACGACGCGCCCGAACTGTCCCGTTTTGACTGGCAAGACCCTTTCCTTATGGAAAGTCAGCTGACGGAAGACGAGCGTATGCTCCGCGATGCAGCACGCGAGTTCGCGCAATCGGCACTTCAGCCACGCGTGATCGAGGCTTATCGCAACGAAACGACCGATCCGGAAATATTCCGCGAGATGGGCGCTGCGGGCCTTCTCGGCGTCACCATCCCTGAGGAATTCGGTGGCCTTGGCGCGGGGTACGTCACCTACGGGCTGATCGCCCGCGAAATCGAGCGCGTCGATTCCGGCTACCGCTCCATGATGTCCGTGCAATCCTCGCTCGTTATGTACCCGATCAACGCCTACGGCACCGACGCGCAGCGCAGAAAGTACCTGCCCGGCCTCGCCAGCGGCGCATTAATCGGCTGTTTCGGGCTTACCGAACCCGATGCAGGCTCCGATCCGGCGGGGATGAAAACCATCGCCAAAAAGACTGAAGATGGCTATCTGCTGAACGGCGCCAAAATGTGGATATCCAACGCTCCGATCGCTGATGTCTTTGTCGTCTGGGCAAAGTCGGAAGCTCATGGCGGCAAGATTCGCGGATTCGTGCTGGAGAAAGGCACACCCGGTCTGAGCGCGCCCAAAATCGGCGGCAAACTCTCCCTCCGCGCCTCTGTCACCGGCGAGATTGTGATGAAGGACGTCGCCGTCAGCGAAGACGCCCTCCTCCCCGGCGTCGAGGGGCTAAAAGGCCCGTTCGGCTGTCTCAACCGCGCCCGCTATGGCATCAGCTGGGGCGTGATGGGCGCGGCCGAATTCTGCTGGCATGCCGCGCGCCAATACGGGCTGGACCGCAAACAATTCGGCAAACCGCTTGCCCAAACCCAGCTCTTCCAGAAGAAACTGGCCGATATGCAGACAGAAATTTCCCTTGGCTTACAAGGCTCTCTGCAACTTGGCCGTCTACTTGATGCAGGCACTGCCGCGCCCGAGCTGATCAGCATGATGAAGCGCAACAATTGCGGCAAAGCACTCGATGTGGCCCGCGCCGCCCGTGATATGCACGGCGGCAATGGCATCTCGGAAGAGTTCCAGGTGATCCGACACATGGTCAATCTGGAAACTGTAAACACCTATGAGGGCACCCATGATGTGCACGCTCTGATCCTCGGTCGGGCGCAAACGGGGCTGCAAGCATTCTTCTGA
- a CDS encoding DUF934 domain-containing protein, whose translation MSVIVTDAGFTQEDWTGTFTEVAALPANAGSVDTAIDLPSDFDPIALSERLEEIDLIRIDFPSFADGRGFTIARQLRLMGFSGRLRARGHVIPDQYAMARRAGFDEVEISDEQAARQPEADWLRRANWQAHDYQSRLRARG comes from the coding sequence ATGTCTGTTATCGTCACCGATGCAGGGTTCACCCAAGAGGACTGGACCGGCACTTTTACCGAAGTCGCGGCGCTACCCGCCAACGCAGGCAGCGTCGATACCGCCATTGATCTGCCTTCCGATTTCGATCCCATTGCGCTGTCGGAACGCCTCGAAGAAATTGACCTGATCCGCATCGACTTCCCAAGCTTTGCCGATGGGCGCGGCTTTACTATCGCCCGCCAACTGCGCCTGATGGGGTTCTCAGGCCGCCTCCGCGCACGCGGGCACGTTATCCCCGACCAATACGCGATGGCCCGTCGCGCCGGTTTCGATGAGGTCGAAATCAGTGATGAGCAGGCCGCGCGCCAGCCCGAAGCAGACTGGCTCCGCCGCGCGAATTGGCAGGCCCATGACTATCAGTCGCGGCTCCGCGCCCGCGGCTGA
- a CDS encoding ferredoxin--NADP reductase — protein MTEQKPVTKATATKVPTLPDAQTVTSVEHYTDRLFSFRVTRPQSLRFRSGEFVMIGLMGDNGRPLLRAYSIASPSWDEELEFYSIKVPDGPLTSRLQHIKPGDQVVLRPKPVGTLVHDALLPGKRIWFFATGTGFAPFASLLRDPQTYEDYDEVIITHTCREVGELTYGARLIEDIRNDELLQELIGAENLKKLRYYPTTTREESPKMGRITDLMRSGEVFEDLGVAPLSPEADRAMVCGNLAFNLEIKELLESYGLEEGANSDPKHYVVEKAFLD, from the coding sequence ATGACCGAGCAAAAACCAGTGACCAAAGCCACCGCAACCAAAGTCCCCACCCTGCCCGATGCACAGACGGTAACGTCTGTCGAGCATTACACAGACCGGCTGTTTTCGTTCCGCGTGACCCGCCCGCAATCGCTGCGGTTCCGTTCCGGCGAGTTCGTGATGATCGGCTTGATGGGCGACAACGGCCGCCCGCTGCTGCGTGCATACTCAATCGCCTCCCCTTCATGGGACGAGGAGCTTGAATTTTACTCGATCAAAGTACCTGACGGCCCGCTAACCTCACGGCTCCAGCACATCAAACCGGGCGATCAGGTGGTTCTGCGCCCGAAGCCCGTTGGCACGCTCGTCCATGACGCCCTTCTGCCGGGCAAGCGTATCTGGTTCTTCGCAACAGGAACCGGCTTTGCACCCTTCGCTTCGCTCCTGCGTGATCCGCAGACCTACGAGGATTATGACGAGGTCATCATCACCCATACCTGTCGCGAGGTGGGCGAACTGACCTATGGCGCGCGCCTGATCGAAGACATCCGCAATGACGAGCTGCTGCAAGAACTGATCGGCGCGGAAAACCTGAAGAAACTGCGCTATTATCCGACGACGACCCGCGAAGAGAGCCCGAAAATGGGCCGCATCACCGATCTCATGCGCTCCGGCGAAGTGTTCGAGGATCTCGGCGTGGCACCTCTCTCACCAGAAGCCGATCGCGCGATGGTCTGTGGCAACCTGGCCTTCAACCTCGAGATCAAAGAGCTTCTCGAAAGCTACGGCCTCGAGGAAGGCGCCAACTCGGATCCAAAGCATTACGTTGTGGAAAAGGCATTCCTCGACTAA
- a CDS encoding LysR substrate-binding domain-containing protein: MRRNYTPSLGELQAFVAAAECGSATQTAERLGLTQSAVSRSLKALEERLGVLLFHRQNRRLVLSDAGRLFAREARELLQALDESALRIMSFGGRRNVLRISVLPTFGAVWLVPRLAEFAKAHPDVTFDIRSTLQAVDFVRDDVDFAVIRAEERGVGEVLTEERLIVVASPALCDGWLSDDRLVTLPLLQQATRPNLWLEWFVEAGFDPVTIARGPRFEQFGMVLAAARAGMGVALVPEVLVSVEIARGVLRQVSKRSLVSATHYVLSYPERSRELPDFEALRTWLTRYTAV, translated from the coding sequence ATGCGGAGAAATTACACACCGAGCCTTGGTGAGCTTCAGGCATTTGTTGCGGCGGCGGAGTGCGGCTCGGCCACGCAAACCGCAGAAAGGCTCGGGCTGACGCAAAGCGCTGTGAGCCGTTCGCTGAAGGCGTTGGAGGAGCGGCTTGGCGTATTGCTGTTTCATAGACAGAACCGGCGGCTTGTCCTGTCAGATGCGGGGCGGCTTTTTGCGCGAGAGGCGCGGGAGCTGTTGCAGGCGCTGGATGAAAGCGCGTTGCGGATCATGTCGTTTGGCGGGCGGCGCAATGTGTTGCGTATCTCGGTGTTGCCAACTTTTGGGGCGGTCTGGCTGGTGCCACGCTTAGCGGAATTTGCGAAGGCGCATCCGGATGTGACATTTGACATAAGATCAACGCTGCAGGCGGTAGATTTTGTACGCGACGACGTTGATTTTGCGGTGATCCGAGCAGAGGAGCGTGGCGTGGGTGAAGTGCTAACCGAAGAGCGGCTAATTGTCGTCGCCTCGCCTGCGCTTTGTGATGGCTGGTTATCGGATGACCGTTTGGTGACGCTGCCCCTCTTGCAGCAGGCGACGCGGCCGAATCTGTGGTTAGAGTGGTTTGTTGAGGCGGGATTCGATCCCGTAACGATTGCGCGTGGCCCGCGATTCGAGCAATTCGGGATGGTTCTTGCCGCAGCGCGGGCCGGAATGGGCGTGGCGCTGGTGCCAGAGGTTTTGGTCAGTGTCGAGATCGCGCGGGGCGTATTGCGACAGGTCAGCAAGCGGTCATTGGTCAGCGCGACGCACTATGTTCTGTCTTACCCTGAGCGGAGCAGAGAGTTGCCGGACTTCGAGGCGCTGAGGACGTGGCTGACCCGCTACACTGCAGTATGA
- a CDS encoding peptidase S1: MGKAFLFSLATAVGLAAVPVAACPDWQGTPHFGQIDLWAGFEPDPYVRRITAGGFNSLENCFTGGYTGYVTTRPDFDLYWNGYSGQLTIAVEASADAILLVNDPNGDWFYSDDYRGTNPAITFYDPEEGLYDIWIGSYDGSRRNPGRLIFTEYDY; this comes from the coding sequence ATGGGTAAAGCATTTTTGTTTTCGTTGGCTACGGCTGTTGGTTTGGCTGCGGTCCCGGTGGCCGCGTGCCCTGACTGGCAGGGGACGCCGCATTTCGGGCAGATAGACTTGTGGGCCGGTTTCGAGCCTGATCCCTATGTACGCCGGATCACAGCGGGCGGTTTTAACAGTTTGGAAAACTGCTTTACCGGCGGCTATACCGGCTATGTGACGACGCGGCCTGACTTTGATCTGTACTGGAACGGCTATTCAGGCCAGTTGACGATTGCGGTTGAGGCGTCTGCGGACGCTATATTGCTGGTCAACGACCCCAACGGGGACTGGTTCTACAGTGATGATTATCGCGGAACCAATCCGGCGATCACTTTCTACGATCCTGAAGAGGGCCTCTACGATATTTGGATCGGCAGTTATGACGGGTCGCGGCGCAATCCCGGGCGCTTGATCTTTACTGAATACGACTACTGA
- a CDS encoding molybdopterin-binding protein, producing MIFGEVALNHAEGAILAHSIALSKGGRIRKGKMLTETDITLLRTSDIHAVIVARLQEGDVHEDAAAARIGAALRGAGLRANVASTGRVNLYAEAAGVVDIDRDAIDAVNAIDPMITIATVGEWQRVREGGMVATVKIISYAVADKLVVAAEEAARNALRLRGLARRRVSLIETGGAISLRAAEAIGGRLARMGAEMSAHVATVHECDAIARAFAETSGDLILLLTETATSDPADVGPEGLRRAGGTVTRFGMPVDPGNLLFFGDLKGKPVIGLPGCARSPALNGADWILERMLCGVPVPTDSVARMGVGGLLKEIPERRAPREAPERE from the coding sequence ATGATTTTCGGGGAGGTGGCGCTCAACCATGCTGAAGGCGCGATTTTGGCGCATTCTATCGCCCTTTCAAAAGGTGGTCGCATCCGAAAAGGCAAGATGTTGACCGAGACAGATATCACGCTTTTGCGTACGTCGGATATCCACGCGGTGATTGTTGCCCGTTTGCAAGAGGGTGATGTTCACGAAGATGCCGCCGCCGCGCGGATTGGCGCGGCGCTTCGCGGCGCGGGGTTGCGTGCCAATGTTGCGTCAACGGGGCGTGTGAACCTTTATGCGGAGGCGGCAGGTGTAGTCGATATCGACCGAGACGCCATTGACGCGGTCAACGCCATTGATCCGATGATCACGATAGCCACCGTTGGTGAATGGCAACGGGTCCGAGAGGGCGGAATGGTGGCAACCGTGAAGATCATTTCATATGCGGTTGCCGATAAACTTGTTGTTGCGGCGGAAGAGGCAGCGCGTAACGCGCTCCGGCTGCGCGGGCTGGCGCGGCGACGGGTGAGCCTGATCGAGACGGGTGGCGCGATTTCCCTACGCGCGGCGGAAGCGATTGGCGGTCGCTTGGCGCGGATGGGAGCGGAAATGAGCGCGCATGTGGCGACGGTGCATGAATGTGATGCCATCGCCCGCGCTTTTGCCGAAACGTCAGGGGATCTGATCCTTCTTTTGACGGAAACCGCGACATCGGACCCAGCGGATGTGGGACCGGAGGGGTTGCGACGCGCAGGCGGTACCGTCACCCGTTTTGGTATGCCAGTTGATCCGGGTAACTTACTGTTTTTTGGAGATTTAAAAGGCAAGCCGGTGATCGGTTTGCCGGGATGCGCACGTTCGCCCGCGCTGAATGGCGCTGACTGGATCCTTGAGCGGATGTTATGCGGGGTGCCTGTCCCCACCGACAGCGTGGCGCGAATGGGCGTTGGAGGGCTGTTGAAGGAAATCCCCGAGCGCCGCGCCCCGCGGGAGGCACCGGAGCGGGAATAA
- the infC gene encoding translation initiation factor IF-3 — MARRPHNAPPTRDTGPRVNDRIRGTEIRLIGAEGENVGVVSPERALALAEEAGLDLVEISPNATPPVCKIMDYGKFKYETQKKEAEARKKQKIIEVKEVKFRPTTDTHDYDVKMRNVFKFLDNGDKVKVTLRFRGREMAHQDLGRQLLERVAEDIKELGKVDNMPKMEGRQMVMMISPLK; from the coding sequence ATAGCTCGCAGACCACACAACGCGCCTCCAACGCGTGACACCGGCCCCCGCGTGAATGATCGCATCCGTGGAACGGAAATCCGTCTTATCGGCGCAGAAGGTGAAAACGTCGGCGTCGTCTCGCCCGAGAGAGCCCTCGCCCTCGCTGAAGAGGCCGGCCTAGACCTCGTTGAGATCTCTCCCAATGCCACCCCGCCCGTGTGTAAAATCATGGACTATGGCAAGTTCAAATACGAGACTCAGAAGAAAGAGGCCGAAGCGCGCAAAAAGCAGAAGATTATCGAGGTCAAAGAGGTCAAATTCCGCCCCACAACGGATACCCATGACTACGATGTCAAAATGCGCAATGTTTTCAAGTTTCTCGATAATGGCGACAAAGTCAAAGTGACGCTGCGCTTTCGGGGGCGCGAAATGGCTCACCAAGATCTCGGCCGGCAGCTTCTCGAGCGCGTCGCGGAAGACATCAAGGAGCTGGGCAAAGTAGACAACATGCCCAAGATGGAAGGCCGGCAAATGGTCATGATGATCAGCCCGCTGAAATAA
- a CDS encoding XdhC family protein → MGDMIPEIALDWHRQGRAVALATVVETWGSAPRPVGSQLVIDADGAMEGSVSGGCVEGAVIVEALEVIDEGRARLLDFGVSDDDAFAVGLACGGRIRVLVEPVGAVWPVALLEALVAARVERRPVAYVADLESDARRLAGKEEFLERFRLDRSGIEPDGRHFVAVHNPPLKMIIVGAVHIAQYLAEFAKACGHAPILIDPRPAFGSAARFPEIAIHDGWPDEAMEEIGLDARTSVITLTHDPKLDDPAIKAALRAPVYYLGCLGSTRTHAKRVTRLEEAGFSDAEIARIHGPVGLDLGGRSPSEIAISIMAEVTRALRGGKRE, encoded by the coding sequence ATGGGTGACATGATTCCAGAGATCGCGCTGGACTGGCATCGGCAGGGCCGTGCGGTGGCCTTGGCGACGGTGGTCGAGACATGGGGCTCGGCGCCACGGCCCGTAGGAAGCCAGTTGGTGATTGATGCTGACGGCGCCATGGAGGGGTCTGTCTCTGGTGGCTGCGTCGAGGGGGCGGTGATCGTTGAGGCGCTGGAGGTAATCGACGAAGGACGTGCGCGACTGCTGGATTTTGGCGTGTCGGATGATGATGCCTTCGCGGTCGGCCTCGCCTGTGGCGGGCGGATTAGGGTGCTCGTTGAACCAGTGGGCGCGGTTTGGCCGGTGGCGCTGCTCGAGGCCTTGGTTGCGGCGCGAGTGGAGCGGCGCCCCGTCGCCTATGTCGCTGATCTTGAGAGCGATGCGCGGCGCCTTGCTGGTAAAGAGGAGTTTCTCGAACGGTTCAGGCTGGATCGCTCGGGTATCGAGCCTGATGGCCGCCATTTCGTGGCGGTGCATAATCCGCCCTTAAAGATGATTATCGTGGGCGCAGTGCATATCGCGCAGTATTTGGCCGAATTTGCGAAGGCCTGCGGGCATGCGCCTATCCTGATTGATCCACGGCCTGCCTTCGGCTCGGCTGCACGGTTCCCCGAGATTGCCATTCATGATGGGTGGCCGGATGAAGCAATGGAGGAGATCGGGCTGGATGCTCGGACGAGTGTGATTACCCTGACCCATGATCCTAAACTGGATGATCCTGCCATCAAGGCGGCGCTGCGTGCGCCGGTGTACTATCTGGGATGCCTTGGCTCGACTCGCACCCACGCAAAACGGGTCACGCGGCTGGAAGAGGCAGGTTTTTCGGATGCGGAGATTGCGCGGATCCACGGGCCGGTCGGGCTTGATTTGGGAGGACGGTCGCCTTCCGAGATTGCGATAAGCATCATGGCAGAGGTGACGCGCGCATTGCGGGGCGGGAAACGGGAATGA